In Actinomyces marmotae, the DNA window TCGCGGTGGCCCGGAACGCCGAGCGCGACCTCGATGCTGATGATTCTGCACAGGTCCCCGCCGACACGGTAGCGTTGAGCGAGGACGAGAGTGAGGACCAATGAGCCAGCCCGACGCCGCCCAGCCCATGAACGCATCCATCGCGACGAACCCGCCCGCGGTCGGCGCGGCCAACCCCGGTAAGGGCGGTAAGCAGTCCGCGCTGGGTAGCCCGCGCCGCGTGCGGCTCGTGGTCAACCGAATCGACCCCTGGTCCGTCCTCAAGGTGTCACTGCTGCTCAACGTGGCGATCGGCATCATGATGGTGGTCGGCGCGGCCGTCGTGTGGTTCATGCTCGACTCGCTGCACGTGTTCTCCCAGATCCAGGACCTCGTGAGTTCGGTGGTGGAGACCAACTCCAACGCCTTCACCGGCGTCGTGGAGTACATGAAGTTCTCGCGGGCCATCTCGCTGTCCACGATCATCGCGGTCGTCAATCTCATCCTGAGCACCGCCTTGTGCACGCTCGCGGCCCTGTTGTACAACATCATCGCCTCTCTCGTGGGCGGGATTCATCTCACACTGGCGGATGACTGATCGAT includes these proteins:
- a CDS encoding DUF3566 domain-containing protein encodes the protein MSQPDAAQPMNASIATNPPAVGAANPGKGGKQSALGSPRRVRLVVNRIDPWSVLKVSLLLNVAIGIMMVVGAAVVWFMLDSLHVFSQIQDLVSSVVETNSNAFTGVVEYMKFSRAISLSTIIAVVNLILSTALCTLAALLYNIIASLVGGIHLTLADD